One window of the Niallia circulans genome contains the following:
- a CDS encoding glycosyltransferase family 2 protein produces the protein MNSLISIVIPHFNSSDRIGKLLNSLMVKEKDNFEIIIVDDKSSVTEIENLKRIVKQFPLNISLYENQTNKKGAGVCRNIGIQKATSPWILFADSDDHFTDNFYKFIEPYLTADFDIVYFPPTSQDENGNITTRHLSYSKPIEEYLETRDSSKIKYQIQVVWSKLFRAEMIKKHNITFDSTLSSNDVMFSLKCDYYSTSFTVDSNTIYSWDFNSKSITSAMSKEKFSDILDVYIRKNNFFREKLSTKEYKNIRNSAIRLTGMALVRYKFGLSYSLGIFIKLLRNKHILIKLSDIKISRLKNFLKNNQFYKQETD, from the coding sequence ATGAATTCGTTGATATCTATTGTAATACCACATTTTAATTCAAGTGATAGGATAGGAAAGCTCCTTAATTCACTAATGGTGAAAGAAAAGGATAATTTTGAAATTATTATTGTTGATGATAAGAGTAGTGTTACAGAAATAGAAAACTTAAAAAGAATTGTGAAGCAATTTCCTTTAAATATATCTTTGTATGAAAACCAAACAAATAAAAAAGGTGCCGGTGTTTGTAGAAATATCGGGATTCAAAAGGCTACTTCTCCATGGATTTTGTTCGCAGACAGTGATGATCATTTTACTGATAATTTCTATAAGTTTATAGAACCGTATTTAACAGCAGATTTTGATATAGTTTATTTTCCACCTACATCTCAAGATGAAAATGGTAATATAACAACTAGACACCTTTCTTATTCCAAACCAATCGAAGAATATTTGGAAACTAGGGATAGTAGTAAAATAAAATATCAAATACAAGTGGTTTGGTCAAAATTATTTAGAGCAGAAATGATTAAAAAACATAATATTACTTTTGATTCAACGTTAAGCAGTAATGATGTTATGTTTAGTTTAAAATGTGATTATTATTCAACTTCATTTACAGTTGATTCAAATACAATTTATAGTTGGGACTTTAATTCCAAAAGTATAACTAGTGCGATGAGTAAAGAAAAATTTTCGGATATTTTGGATGTATATATAAGAAAAAATAATTTTTTCAGAGAAAAGCTAAGTACTAAAGAATATAAAAATATAAGGAATTCTGCCATAAGACTTACTGGAATGGCACTTGTAAGGTATAAGTTTGGTTTATCTTATAGCTTAGGAATTTTTATTAAATTGCTTAGAAATAAACATATATTAATTAAACTATCAGACATTAAGATTAGTAGATTAAAAAATTTTTTAAAGAATAACCAATTTTATAAACAAGAAACTGACTAA
- a CDS encoding nitroreductase family protein, translated as MKTNTNKLKEYGKKFLQKIRLRYLAGKDIRRFSKTASFSIYDCSYEQLCSRIIYNVHAIEKGLSRNENIRLGFGKKALSVLNDALVVYTKSGYSQDSFPYRQGRSIILRYKKFHESKNFDVSFLSEIIDSTFLEDYNQVFREAGTKTIYREEKKQNHNKDFYSLAQNRYSIREFSGQPIDINKVNNAIKNAGKTPSVCNRQGWKVYVVTNKEKMKNLLYLQRGFKGYPKLPEVVLAISVSNSTFLSPVERNEAFVDGGLFSMSVIYGLEHEGLAAVPLNAMMNSRDEKDIRKLIEVDDSEQLILFIAIGDFKEETIVPASDRKSIEDYTIYIK; from the coding sequence ATGAAAACTAATACAAATAAATTGAAGGAATATGGAAAGAAATTTTTGCAAAAGATTCGTCTTCGTTATTTAGCAGGTAAAGATATAAGAAGATTTTCGAAAACAGCCTCCTTTTCAATTTATGATTGTTCATATGAACAATTATGTTCGAGAATAATATACAATGTTCATGCGATTGAAAAAGGATTGTCTCGTAATGAAAATATTCGATTAGGATTTGGTAAAAAGGCTCTTTCTGTTCTTAATGATGCTTTAGTGGTTTATACAAAAAGTGGCTATTCTCAGGATAGTTTTCCTTATAGACAAGGGCGTTCTATTATACTGCGGTATAAAAAATTTCACGAGAGTAAGAATTTTGATGTGAGTTTTTTGAGTGAAATTATAGATAGCACTTTTTTGGAAGATTACAATCAAGTATTTAGAGAAGCAGGAACTAAAACTATTTATCGAGAGGAAAAAAAGCAAAATCATAATAAGGATTTTTATTCATTAGCTCAAAATCGATATAGTATTAGAGAGTTTTCTGGACAACCTATAGATATAAATAAAGTGAATAATGCAATAAAGAATGCTGGAAAAACTCCCTCTGTTTGTAATAGACAAGGATGGAAAGTTTACGTTGTAACTAATAAAGAAAAAATGAAAAATTTACTATATTTGCAAAGAGGGTTTAAAGGATATCCCAAATTGCCTGAGGTGGTTTTGGCAATAAGTGTTTCTAATAGTACATTTTTGAGCCCTGTAGAAAGAAATGAGGCTTTTGTTGATGGTGGCCTATTTTCAATGTCAGTGATTTATGGCTTAGAACACGAAGGCTTAGCTGCTGTCCCGTTAAACGCGATGATGAATTCTAGGGATGAAAAGGATATAAGAAAGTTAATAGAAGTTGACGATTCTGAACAACTAATATTATTTATTGCAATTGGTGACTTTAAAGAAGAGACAATTGTTCCCGCCTCTGATAGAAAAAGTATTGAAGATTATACTATTTATATAAAATAA
- a CDS encoding polysaccharide pyruvyl transferase family protein, producing MKTVGIMSMQRIYNYGSFLQGYALKRLIEMSDQNIEVQFLDYRPGDPLIKTDIADRKNSFSRKISKIKEYNQVNAKLIDKIRFFNHKRTYANRFFPLLGLTEQPNYNYNVDVQVIGSDEVFNCVQSNSNVGFSRDLFGHNSEAKKVISYAGSFGNTTYEKINEYSIGEMLKEDFQAFAQISVRDENSRSVIEKLTGNNPSVNVDPVLAYDYMKLESKIPKNRLFKDKYIIVYGYSGRLTSEENKMIKEYARNKGAKVICIGGVQDCCDKFIDCDPFEVLAYFRDAESIVTDTFHGTIFSIINNKQFCTIIRKSVGNSYGNEEKLGYLLGLFGLDSQRSDNLSLDGLSSILSNEIDYDSVNKKLNLEREKAINYLKSNI from the coding sequence ATGAAAACAGTAGGAATTATGTCAATGCAAAGAATCTATAATTATGGATCATTCTTACAGGGTTATGCCTTAAAGCGGCTAATAGAAATGTCTGATCAGAATATTGAGGTGCAATTTCTAGATTATCGTCCGGGAGATCCTTTAATTAAAACTGATATTGCTGATAGGAAAAATAGTTTCAGTAGAAAGATTAGTAAAATTAAAGAATATAATCAAGTTAATGCTAAATTGATAGATAAGATTCGCTTTTTTAATCACAAAAGAACATATGCTAACCGTTTTTTTCCGCTTCTCGGTTTAACTGAACAACCTAATTATAATTATAATGTTGATGTACAAGTTATTGGTAGTGATGAGGTATTCAATTGTGTGCAATCAAATAGTAATGTTGGATTTTCTAGAGATCTTTTTGGACATAATTCTGAAGCAAAGAAAGTCATTTCGTATGCAGGGTCTTTTGGTAATACAACATATGAAAAAATAAATGAATATTCAATTGGTGAAATGTTAAAGGAAGATTTTCAGGCATTTGCTCAAATCTCCGTTAGAGATGAAAACTCTCGCAGTGTAATAGAAAAACTCACTGGCAATAATCCTTCAGTAAATGTAGATCCTGTTTTAGCATATGATTATATGAAATTAGAATCGAAAATTCCCAAAAATCGTCTATTTAAAGATAAATATATTATAGTTTATGGATATTCTGGCAGGCTTACTAGTGAAGAAAATAAAATGATTAAGGAATATGCTAGAAATAAAGGTGCTAAGGTAATATGTATAGGCGGCGTCCAAGATTGTTGTGATAAATTTATTGATTGTGACCCGTTTGAAGTTTTAGCTTATTTTCGTGATGCTGAGTCCATTGTTACTGATACTTTTCATGGAACAATATTTTCAATTATAAATAATAAACAATTTTGTACAATAATTAGAAAAAGTGTTGGAAACAGTTATGGTAACGAAGAAAAGCTAGGTTATTTATTAGGTTTATTTGGTCTTGATTCTCAACGTTCAGATAACTTATCATTAGATGGCTTGTCCTCAATATTATCTAATGAAATTGATTATGATAGTGTCAATAAAAAACTAAACCTAGAGAGAGAAAAGGCGATAAATTATTTGAAATCTAATATATAG
- the pssE gene encoding PssE/Cps14G family polysaccharide biosynthesis glycosyltransferase → MIFVTVGTHEQQFNRLIMEIDQLKANGRIDDEVFIQTGYSDYEPKHCQWTKFVSFDEMTNYIEKSRIVITHGGPASFLSVLEKHKSPIVVPRKFEFDEHVNNHQFDFAKRIQERGYGIYLVDDIKDLSETIKNFSDTNEDFVSNNTQFIDQFKIIIKDLMRSK, encoded by the coding sequence ATGATATTTGTAACAGTTGGAACACATGAGCAACAATTTAACAGGTTAATTATGGAAATTGATCAATTAAAAGCAAATGGAAGAATTGATGATGAAGTCTTTATTCAAACAGGTTATTCAGATTACGAGCCAAAGCACTGTCAGTGGACAAAGTTTGTAAGTTTTGATGAAATGACGAATTACATTGAAAAATCTCGTATAGTAATTACCCATGGAGGTCCAGCAAGCTTTTTAAGTGTTTTAGAAAAGCATAAATCCCCGATTGTAGTGCCTAGGAAATTTGAGTTTGATGAACATGTAAATAATCATCAATTTGATTTTGCAAAGAGAATCCAAGAGCGTGGTTATGGAATATATTTGGTTGATGATATAAAAGACTTATCTGAAACTATTAAAAATTTCTCGGATACCAATGAGGATTTTGTATCAAATAATACACAATTTATCGATCAATTCAAAATAATTATTAAAGATTTAATGAGGAGCAAGTGA
- the pssD gene encoding PssD/Cps14F family polysaccharide biosynthesis glycosyltransferase, protein MKVCLVGSSGGHLTHLHMLKPFWENEERFWVTFDKSDAKSILKNEKMYPCYYPTNRNVKNTIRNTILAYKILKKERPDIIISSGAAVAVPFFYLGKLFGCKTVYIEVFDRIDSPTLTGKLVYPVSDKFIVQWEEMKKVYPKAINLGGIF, encoded by the coding sequence ATGAAAGTTTGTTTAGTTGGTTCAAGTGGAGGTCATTTAACGCATCTTCATATGTTAAAACCTTTTTGGGAAAATGAAGAAAGATTTTGGGTTACCTTCGATAAGAGTGATGCTAAAAGTATCTTAAAAAATGAAAAAATGTACCCATGTTACTACCCAACCAATCGTAATGTGAAAAACACAATTAGAAATACAATTTTAGCTTATAAAATCTTAAAAAAGGAAAGACCAGATATTATTATTTCCTCTGGTGCCGCTGTTGCTGTGCCTTTTTTTTATCTAGGAAAGTTATTTGGTTGTAAAACAGTGTATATAGAGGTATTTGATAGAATTGATTCACCAACCCTTACTGGAAAATTAGTATATCCTGTTTCTGACAAATTTATTGTTCAATGGGAAGAAATGAAGAAGGTATATCCTAAAGCAATAAATTTAGGAGGTATTTTCTAG
- a CDS encoding sugar transferase: MSEFYKDQSLYLEKKKNISVNTARSYLVMKRSIDIIGSFCGLIVLSILFIIIGLLIKLEDPKGKVFFKQLRVGKDGREFYMYKFRSMASDAEERLKELLALNEVSGAMFKMKDDPRVTKVGKFIRKTSLDELPQLINVLKGEMSLVGPRPPLPREVAEYTPYDKQRLLVVPGCTGLWQVSGRSNIGFSEMVELDLLYIKERSIMKDIKIILRTVLVLFGSKNAF, from the coding sequence ATGTCTGAATTTTATAAGGATCAATCTCTGTATTTAGAAAAGAAAAAGAATATATCTGTAAATACAGCTCGAAGCTACCTTGTAATGAAAAGATCAATAGACATCATTGGTTCATTTTGTGGATTAATTGTTCTAAGTATCCTTTTTATTATTATTGGTCTTTTAATTAAATTAGAAGATCCAAAAGGGAAAGTTTTCTTTAAACAATTAAGAGTAGGAAAAGATGGAAGAGAATTTTATATGTATAAGTTCCGCTCGATGGCTTCTGATGCTGAAGAGCGATTGAAAGAATTATTAGCTTTAAATGAGGTTTCAGGTGCAATGTTTAAGATGAAGGATGATCCACGAGTAACAAAAGTGGGTAAGTTTATCCGAAAAACTAGTCTAGATGAATTACCGCAGTTGATTAATGTGCTGAAGGGTGAAATGAGTTTAGTAGGCCCGAGGCCACCACTTCCTCGAGAAGTGGCAGAATATACTCCATATGATAAACAAAGACTATTAGTAGTGCCAGGATGCACAGGGTTGTGGCAAGTTAGCGGGAGAAGTAATATTGGGTTTTCTGAGATGGTAGAGTTGGATTTGCTTTATATCAAAGAGAGATCTATTATGAAAGACATTAAAATTATCTTAAGAACAGTTTTAGTGTTATTTGGATCAAAAAATGCATTTTAA
- a CDS encoding tyrosine-protein phosphatase, whose translation MIDIHCHILPNIDDGAQTLENSLEMAKTAINEGITTIIATPHHKNNQYINEKSSILEKVNDLNAVLKQENLPLNILPGQEVRIYGEVLEDYNKGEVLTLNHTKYLFIEFPSSSVPRYAERLLYELQTEGIIPIIVHPERNKELQEKPDLLYKFVKNGALTQVTASSVVGYFGKNVKKFSEQMIEHNLTHFIASDAHNIHNRTFKMAESLEMIKENFGMDYIYLFKENAELLIEDKNIIKEIPERIQRKKFLGIF comes from the coding sequence ATGATTGATATACATTGTCATATATTACCGAATATTGATGATGGAGCACAGACATTAGAAAATAGTTTAGAGATGGCTAAGACTGCTATTAATGAAGGGATTACAACAATTATTGCTACACCTCATCATAAGAATAACCAATATATTAACGAGAAGTCATCCATTCTAGAAAAGGTTAATGACTTAAATGCTGTTTTAAAACAAGAAAACCTTCCTCTTAATATACTTCCAGGGCAGGAAGTTCGAATTTATGGAGAAGTGTTAGAAGATTATAATAAGGGTGAGGTTCTAACACTGAATCATACAAAATATCTTTTCATTGAATTTCCTTCTTCCTCTGTACCACGATATGCAGAAAGATTATTATATGAATTGCAAACAGAGGGGATTATTCCAATTATTGTACACCCTGAAAGAAACAAAGAATTGCAAGAAAAACCGGATCTTCTTTATAAGTTTGTAAAAAACGGAGCATTGACTCAAGTAACAGCATCCAGTGTAGTAGGATACTTTGGGAAAAATGTGAAAAAGTTTTCGGAACAGATGATAGAGCATAATTTAACTCATTTTATTGCTTCAGATGCCCATAATATTCATAATCGCACTTTTAAAATGGCTGAGTCTTTAGAGATGATTAAAGAAAATTTTGGAATGGATTATATTTATCTTTTTAAAGAAAATGCTGAATTACTAATTGAAGATAAAAATATAATAAAAGAGATTCCAGAGCGTATACAAAGAAAGAAGTTTTTAGGAATATTTTAA
- a CDS encoding CpsD/CapB family tyrosine-protein kinase, translating to MAASKRAKKGGLGLNNRRKLIAKYDPKSPISEQYRNIRTNILYSSIDEEIRSILVTSSGPGEGKSTTTANLAIVFAQQGKTVLLVDADLRKPTVHYTFNLNNTTGLTSILTNQMELMEAVHQYDEKNLYVLPSGPIPPNPSELLGSKAMSYFLEQALEEFDIVLFDTPPVMAVTDAQVLANLCHGSILVVGSGKADKDAVVKTKEQLASSTGKILGVVLNNKKNDKNSNYYYYGTN from the coding sequence TTGGCAGCAAGTAAAAGAGCAAAAAAAGGCGGACTAGGACTGAATAATAGAAGGAAGCTTATCGCAAAGTATGATCCTAAATCACCTATTTCTGAACAATACAGAAATATTCGAACCAATATCCTTTATTCAAGTATAGATGAAGAAATTCGGTCTATTTTAGTCACTTCTTCTGGACCTGGGGAAGGGAAATCAACCACAACTGCTAACTTAGCAATTGTTTTTGCTCAACAAGGCAAAACAGTGTTACTAGTGGACGCTGATTTACGTAAACCGACTGTGCATTATACGTTTAATTTAAATAATACAACTGGATTGACCTCTATATTAACGAACCAAATGGAGTTAATGGAAGCTGTTCACCAGTATGACGAGAAAAATTTATATGTTCTTCCAAGCGGTCCAATACCACCGAATCCCTCTGAGTTATTAGGATCAAAAGCCATGAGCTATTTCCTAGAACAAGCTTTAGAAGAATTTGATATTGTCTTATTTGATACTCCACCAGTTATGGCGGTAACGGATGCTCAAGTCCTGGCAAATCTTTGTCATGGAAGTATTTTAGTGGTAGGTAGTGGGAAAGCGGATAAAGATGCTGTGGTAAAAACAAAAGAACAGCTCGCTTCTTCTACAGGGAAAATATTGGGCGTTGTATTAAATAATAAAAAGAATGATAAAAATAGTAATTACTATTATTACGGCACAAACTAA
- a CDS encoding YveK family protein, whose protein sequence is MEETISLKELFDTLKKRVSLIVSITLVAMIVSAVVSYFIITPEYKSSTQILVNQAKDDSKAVLNSGEVQANVQLINTYSVILKSAAILNIVKDELDLDMSVSTLNSKVTVESSQGSQVMTVSVTDADPTVALQIANKTAEVFEKEIKNIMSIDNVTVLPLAEDQENQSPVSPNPPLNIAIAAIVGLIIGGGIAFLLEYLDNTVKTEQDIEKLLELPVLGAITKIDESFEAKQRGTQKGRGRGDLLGSK, encoded by the coding sequence ATGGAAGAAACTATTAGTCTAAAAGAATTATTTGATACGTTAAAGAAAAGAGTATCACTTATTGTCTCCATTACATTAGTAGCAATGATAGTAAGTGCTGTTGTAAGTTATTTTATTATTACGCCAGAGTATAAATCATCGACACAAATTCTTGTAAACCAGGCAAAAGATGATTCAAAAGCTGTATTAAATTCAGGGGAAGTACAAGCAAACGTACAATTAATAAACACGTATAGTGTTATTTTAAAAAGTGCGGCTATCTTAAATATTGTAAAAGACGAATTGGATTTAGATATGAGTGTGTCTACATTGAACAGTAAAGTTACAGTAGAAAGTTCACAAGGTTCACAGGTTATGACTGTATCAGTCACAGATGCTGACCCAACAGTGGCCTTGCAAATTGCAAATAAAACAGCAGAAGTATTCGAAAAAGAAATTAAGAATATTATGAGTATCGATAATGTCACTGTATTGCCATTAGCAGAAGATCAAGAAAATCAATCTCCTGTTAGTCCTAATCCACCATTAAATATTGCAATTGCAGCAATAGTTGGATTAATAATAGGTGGTGGAATAGCGTTCCTATTGGAATATCTTGATAACACAGTAAAAACAGAACAAGATATTGAGAAATTACTAGAGTTACCAGTACTAGGAGCTATTACAAAAATTGATGAAAGTTTTGAAGCAAAACAAAGAGGCACTCAAAAAGGAAGAGGTAGGGGGGATTTACTTGGCAGCAAGTAA
- a CDS encoding helix-turn-helix domain-containing protein: MIGERIRYLRQRKGYSLSRLAKEAEVSKTYLSNIDRGLQNNPSLHFLEKVAAKLGTSVEYLISDDFEKDMLNNNASSKGTIK; encoded by the coding sequence ATGATTGGCGAAAGAATTCGATATTTACGTCAGCGAAAAGGTTATTCGTTATCTAGGTTGGCAAAAGAGGCAGAGGTATCCAAAACATACTTAAGCAACATCGACAGAGGCTTACAAAATAATCCCTCTCTACACTTCTTAGAAAAAGTAGCGGCTAAACTAGGAACAAGCGTGGAATACTTAATTAGTGATGATTTTGAAAAGGATATGCTTAATAATAATGCAAGCAGTAAAGGAACGATCAAATAG
- a CDS encoding lasso peptide biosynthesis PqqD family chaperone, with amino-acid sequence MRKTQTQIDKQTIVVQTLGHIVSDMNGEKVMLSIANSKYYNLGHIGGDIWELIKEPISIDRVVATLMEKYDVTQRKCEQHVCSFLETLKEEGLITIKST; translated from the coding sequence ATGAGGAAAACACAAACGCAAATAGATAAACAGACGATCGTTGTGCAAACCCTAGGACATATTGTGAGTGATATGAATGGAGAAAAAGTAATGTTAAGCATTGCGAATAGCAAATACTATAATTTAGGCCATATTGGAGGCGATATTTGGGAATTAATAAAGGAGCCAATCTCGATTGACAGAGTGGTAGCTACCTTAATGGAAAAGTATGACGTAACACAACGAAAATGCGAGCAGCATGTTTGTTCCTTCTTGGAAACATTAAAAGAGGAAGGTTTGATTACAATAAAGAGTACCTAA